The Cucumis melo cultivar AY chromosome 5, USDA_Cmelo_AY_1.0, whole genome shotgun sequence genome has a segment encoding these proteins:
- the LOC107991330 gene encoding uncharacterized protein LOC107991330, whose product MLNIATTFCKRLNVKDLVTNVPVYSSFSDGATAGLNLLFRRWATKKTAGSTKNGRDSKPKNLGVKKFGGERVIPGNIIVRQRGTRFHPGDYVGIGKDHTLFALKEGNVKFEKHKLSGRKWVHVIPKDGHVLHPVYATTSTSPQLKTTA is encoded by the exons ATGCTTAATATTGCGACCACATTTTGCAAGCGACTGAATGTCAAGGATTTGGTGACCAATGTTCCTGTATATAGCAGTTTTAGTG ATGGAGCTACTGCTGGATTAAACTTATTATTCAGACGTTGGGCTACCAAAAAGACAGCTGGATCGACTAAAAATGGACGAGACTCAAAACCCAAGAATCTTGGTGTAAAGAAATTTGGTGGGGAG AGAGTTATTCCCGGTAACATTATTGTTCGTCAACGGGGCACTCGGTTTCATCCTGGAGATTATGTGGGAATAGGGAAGGATCACACTCTTTTTGCCCTTAAAGAAGGCAATGTCAAGTTCGAAAAGCACAAGCTGAGCGGACGTAAGTGGGTGCACGTTATACCAAAGGATGGGCACGTTCTGCATCCTGTTTATGCAACTACTTCTACTTCTCCACAATTGAAGACAACAGCATAA
- the LOC103494874 gene encoding probable linoleate 9S-lipoxygenase 5 yields the protein MLIGSIVGAISGLKHGGKKIHGTVVLMRDNVLDFNDFGSTVLDNLHELLGGGVSLQLVSAQHGDPSKEFQGKVGEAAYLENWIGNTILPIFAGETAFSITFDWDEEIGIPGAFFITNQHFSEFFLKSLTLDDVPGHGRIHFDCNSWVYPADKYQTPRIFFANQAYLPNEMPKPLVKYRVDELLNLRGNGKGERKEWDRIYDYDVYNDIGDPDSNLDLSRPVLGGSSKYPYPRRGRTGRPPSKKDPKSESRLASSSKATDVYVPRDERFGHLKMSDFLAYGLKSISRSIKPKLEDLFDSTPGEFDDFNDVFDLYEKGLPVPRTLLQGITENIPAPLLKEIFRTDGERFLRFPTPQLIHEDKTAWSTDEEFAREMLAGVNPVVIARLQEFPPKSTLDPNIYGDQTSKITEEHIQDGLDGLTVDEALEKKKLYILNHHDSLIPYLRRINTTPTKTYATRTVLFLKNDGTLKPLAIELSLPHPQGDEFGVISKVILPSNTGIDASIWQLAKAYVTVNDTGYHQLISHWLNTHATIEPFVIATNRQLSVVHPIHKLLLPHFRDTMNINALARQSLINADGIIETTHYPSKYSMEMSSFVYKTNWVFPQQALPADLIKRGVAIEDSNSPHGLQLLIEDYPYAVDGLEIWSAIKTWVQDYCSFYYKDDQTLHKDTELQSWWKELREKGHADKKDEPWWPRMDSLQDLVETCTIIIWISSALHAAVNFGQYPYGGFAPNRPSTSRRFLPESGTSDYKELESNPEKAFLRTITSQLQVLVGVSVIEILSRHSSDEVYLGQRSNPEWTLDKEALEAFEKFGEKLGEIERKIAMRNKDPQLKNRVGPVDMPYTLLFPTSSEGLTGRGIPNSISI from the exons ATGTTGATTGGAAGCATTGTTGGAGCCATCTCTGGATTGAAACATGGAGGGAAGAAAATCCATGGAACTGTGGTCTTAATGAGAGACAATGTCTTAGACTTCAATGATTTCGGTTCCACTGTTCTTGATAATCTTCATGAGCTTTTAGGTGGTGGCGTTTCTCTTCAACTCGTTAGCGCTCAACATGGTGACCCTT caaaAGAATTTCAAGGGAAAGTGGGAGAAGCAGCATATTTAGAGAATTGGATTGGGAATACAATACTTCCAATATTTGCTGGAGAAACAGCCTTTAGTATTACATTTGATTGGGATGAAGAAATAGGAATTCCAGGTGCTTTCTTCATAACTAATCAACACTTCAGTGAATTCTTTCTCAAATCTCTCACTCTTGACGATGTTCCTGGCCATGGAAGAATCCACTTTGATTGCAATTCTTGGGTTTATCCTGCCGATAAATACCAAACCCCTCGTATTTTCTTCGCCAATCAG GCATACCTTCCCAATGAAATGCCAAAGCCACTTGTGAAGTATAGGGTAGATGAATTACTGAACCTTAGGGGAAATGGAAAAGGAGAGAGAAAGGAATGGGATAGAATATATGATTACGATGTATACAATGATATCGGCGATCCAGATAGCAATTTGGACCTCAGTCGTCCTGTACTTGGAGGTTCATCAAAATATCCTTATCCTCGTAGAGGAAGAACCGGAAGACCACCTTCCAAAAAAg ATCCGAAAAGTGAAAGTAGATTAGCAAGTTCAAGTAAAGCAACAGATGTGTATGTTCCAAGAGATGAAAGATTTGGCCATTTGAAGATGTCAGATTTTCTTGCATATGGTTTAAAATCAATATCAAGATCAATAAAACCAAAGTTGGAAGATCTGTTTGATAGCACACCAGGGGAATTTGATGACTTTAATGATGTGTTTGATCTTTATGAGAAAGGTTTGCCTGTCCCAAGAACTTTGCTTCAAGGTATCACTGAAAATATTCCGGCTCCTTTGCTTAAAGAAATCTTTAGAACAGATGGTGAAAGATTTCTTAGATTCCCTACTCCTCAACTTATTCATG AGGACAAAACTGCATGGAGTACTGATGAAGAATTTGCAAGAGAAATGTTAGCTGGAGTTAACCCAGTAGTCATTGCTCGTCTTcaa GAATTTCCACCTAAAAGCACATTGGACCCTAACATTTATGGTGATCAAACAAGCAAAATAACTGAAGAACACATACAAGATGGCTTAGATGGACTCACTGTGGATGAG gcactTGAGAAGAAGAAGCTATACATATTGAATCACCATGATTCATTGATACCATATCTCAGAAGAATAAACACAACTCCAACAAAAACTTATGCTACAAGAACAGTTTTGTTCTTGAAAAATGATGGGACTTTAAAGCCTTTGGCAATTGAATTAAGCTTACCGCATCCCCAAGGAGATGAATTTGGAGTGATTAGCAAAGTGATTTTGCCTTCTAACACAGGAATTGATGCCTCAATTTGGCAACTTGCTAAAGCTTATGTTACTGTTAATGATACTGGCTACCATCAACTCATTAGCCATTG GTTGAATACTCATGCAACAATTGAACCATTTGTGATAGCAACAAACAGACAATTGAGTGTTGTTCATCCAATTCACAAACTGCTTCTTCCTCATTTTAGAGATACGATGAACATTAATGCTTTAGCAAGACAGTCTCTAATTAATGCTGATGGGATTATTGAAACAACACATTATCCATCTAAGTATTCCATGGAGATGTCTTCTTTTGTTTATAAAACTAATTGGGTCTTCCCTCAACAAGCTCTCCCTGCTGATCTAATCAAAAG aGGAGTTGCAATAGAGGATTCAAACTCTCCCCATGGACTTCAACTCCTAATAGAAGATTATCCATATGCTGTTGATGGTCTTGAGATTTGGTCAGCAATCAAAACATGGGTACAAGATTATTGTTCTTTCTACTACAAAGATGATCAAACACTACACAAGGACACCGAGCTCCAATCATGGTGGAAAGAGCTTCGTGAGAAAGGCCATGCAGACAAGAAAGATGAACCATGGTGGCCGAGAATGGACTCCCTTCAAGACTTAGTCGAAACATGTACAATCATTATATGGATCTCTTCAGCTCTTCATGCTGCAGTTAACTTTGGACAATATCCTTACGGTGGCTTTGCTCCCAACCGTCCATCGACCAGTCGTCGATTCCTACCTGAAAGTGGTACTTCTGACTACAAAGAACTCGAGTCAAACCCTGAGAAGGCGTTCTTGAGAACAATCACTTCACAATTGCAAGTCCTTGTGGGGGTGTCAGTTATTGAGATTTTGTCAAGACATTCTTCAGATGAAGTGTATTTAGGGCAAAGAAGTAACCCTGAGTGGACTTTGGATAAGGAAGCTTTGGAAGCATTTGAGAAGTTTGGGGAAAAGTTGGGTGAAATTGAAAGGAAAATTGCTATGAGAAATAAAGATCCTCAATTGAAAAATAGAGTTGGGCCTGTGGATATGCCATATACTTTGTTGTTTCCTACAAGTTCTGAAGGCCTCACAGGCAGAGGAATTCCTAATAGCATTTCCATTTAA
- the LOC103494917 gene encoding probable linoleate 9S-lipoxygenase 5 isoform X1 translates to MVLKEEKKKILGEVVLMKSNVLDFDDFNASLLDTLYEFVGKRVSLQLVSAIHGDPSNELRGKLGEEAYLEEWITTITPLTTGEATFKVTFDWDEEHMGIPGAFFITNHHHTQFYLKSLTLQHVPPHGTTLFFPCNSWIYPTHRYKKDRIFFVNQSYLPSETPEPLRKFREDELQSLRGDGNGELQEWDRVYDYALYNDLADPDKAPQYARPVLGGSTTYPYPRRGRTGRPPTKSDPETESRIPLVKSLNVYVPRDERFGHLKLSDFLAYALKAVSQVIKPGLEEYFEGIPGEFDSLQDVLDLYEGGFPVPEGLFEVIRENIAAPFLKEIFRTDGERLFKFPLPQVIKEDKSAWRTDEEFGREMLAGLNPVIIRRLQDFPPRSKLDPKVYGDQKSKITEEQIIHNLDGLTVEEAIKKNRLFILDHHDSLMPYLRRVNTTSTKTYASRTILFLQENGTLKPLAIELSLPNLQGDEFGVVSRVFFPAEQGVGSTIWQLAKAYVAVNDSGYHQLISHWLNTHAVIEPFVIATNRQLSVLHPVFKLLHPHFRDTMNINAFARQILINAGGILEATVFPSKYAMEMSSVLYKDWAFHEQALPADLIKRGMAIEDSNSPHGLRLVIEDYPYAVDGLEIWSAIKTWVTDYCSFYYKTDEAIRNDPELQSWWKELREEGHGDKKDEPWWPKMQNIEELIDTCAIIIWIASALHAAVNFGQYPYAGYLPNRPTISRKFMPEEGTPEYKELETNPEKAFLRTITAHLQTLLGIASIEILSRHSSDEVYLGQRDSPKWTADKEVLDAFKKFGKMLAEIEDGITKRNEDLTLRNRVGPVFMPYTLLYPSSEEGLTGKGIPNSVSI, encoded by the exons CAAATGAGTTGAGAGGAAAATTGGGAGAAGAAGCCTACTTGGAGGAATGGATAACGACAATAACGCCATTAACAACTGGGGAAGCTACGTTTAAAGTTACATTTGATTGGGATGAAGAACATATGGGAATTCCCGGTGCTTTCTTCATTACAAATCATCATCATACACAATTCTACCTCAAATCTCTCACTCTTCAACATGTTCCTCCTCATGGAACAACACTCTTTTTCCCATGCAACTCTTGGATTTACCCGACTCACCGCTACAAAAAAGATCGTATCTTCTTTGTCAACCAG AGCTATCTTCCAAGTGAAACACCAGAGCCACTTCGCAAATTCAGAGAAGACGAACTGCAAAGCTTGAGAGGAGACGGCAATGGCGAACTTCAAGAATGGGATAGAGTTTATGATTATGCTCTCTACAACGATCTCGCTGATCCCGATAAAGCTCCACAATACGCTCGTCCTGTCCTTGGTGGCTCAACCACCTATCCTTACCCAAGAAGAGGAAGAACCGGACGACCGCCCACCAAGTCAG ACCCGGAAACTGAGAGCAGAATACCACTTGTTAAGAGCTTAAATGTTTATGTTCCGAGAGATGAGAGGTTTGGTCACTTGAAGTTGTCCGATTTTCTTGCTTATGCGTTGAAGGCAGTTTCTCAGGTTATTAAACCTGGTCTCGAAGAATACTTTGAAGGGATTCCGGGTGAATTCGATAGTTTACAGGATGTTCTTGATCTGTATGAAGGAGGATTTCCAGTGCCGGAAGGTTTGTTTGAGGTTATCAGAGAAAACATTGCGGCTCCTTTTCTTAAGGAGATTTTTAGAACTGATGGTGAAAGGCTCTTCAAATTCCCTTTGCCTCAAGTGATTAAAG AGGATAAGTCTGCTTGGAGGACTGATGAAGAATTTGGTAGAGAAATGCTGGCTGGATTGAACCCTGTCATCATTCGTCGACTCCAA GACTTTCCACCAAGAAGCAAGCTTGACCCTAAGGTTTATGGTGATCAGAAGAGTAAGATAACTGAAGAACAGATAATACATAACTTGGATGGACTTACGGTAGAAGAG GCGATCAAGAAGAACAGGTTATTCATATTGGATCACCATGATTCACTAATGCCATACCTTAGACGAGTAAATACAACTTCCACAAAGACTTATGCCAGCCGAACCATACTTTTCCTTCAAGAAAATGGTACTCTGAAGCCATTGGCAATCGAACTGAGCTTGCCAAATCTTCAAGGTGACGAATTTGGAGTGGTTAGCAGGGTTTTCTTTCCAGCTGAACAAGGGGTTGGTAGTACAATTTGGCAACTCGCGAAAGCTTATGTGGCCGTAAATGATTCTGGCTATCATCAACTCATCAGCCATTG GTTGAATACTCATGCTGTAATTGAGCCATTTGTGATTGCAACAAACAGACAACTAAGTGTTCTTCATCCAGTTTTCAAGCTGCTCCATCCTCACTTTCGAGATACCATGAATATAAATGCGTTTGCTAGACAGATACTCATTAATGCAGGTGGCATTTTGGAAGCAACAGTGTTTCCATCCAAATATGCAATGGAGATGTCATCTGTTTTATATAAGGACTGGGCGTTTCATGAACAAGCACTCCCTGCAGATCTCATCAAAAG AGGGATGGCAATTGAGGATTCAAATTCTCCACATGGACTTCGTCTCGTAATTGAGGACTATCCATATGCTGTCGATGGACTAGAGATTTGGTCAGCAATCAAGACATGGGTTACAGATTATTGTTCTTTCTATTACAAGACCGATGAAGCGATTCGGAATGACCCTGAACTTCAGTCTTGGTGGAAGGAACTTAGAGAGGAAGGTCATGGTGACAAGAAAGACGAACCATGGTGGCCTAAGATGCAGAATATTGAAGAGTTAATCGACACATGTGCTATCATCATATGGATTGCTTCAGCTCTTCATGCTGCAGTAAACTTCGGACAGTACCCTTACGCAGGTTACCTTCCCAATCGACCAACTATAAGTCGAAAGTTCATGCCGGAGGAAGGCACTCCAGAGTATAAAGAACTCGAAACAAACCCGGAGAAAGCCTTTTTAAGAACAATCACTGCACACTTGCAAACTCTTCTTGGCATCGCGTCAATAGAGATATTGTCAAGGCATTCATCTGATGAAGTGTATCTCGGCCAAAGAGACTCCCCTAAATGGACTGCAGACAAAGAAGTGTTGGACGCGTTCAAGAAGTTCGGGAAAATGTTGGCCGAGATCGAAGATGGAATCACGAAAAGAAATGAAGATTTGACATTGAGAAATAGAGTTGGACCAGTTTTCATGCCTTACACTTTGCTCTATCCATCTAGTGAAGAGGGGCTAACAGGAAAAGGAATTCCTAACAGTGTCTCCATTTAA